In one Myripristis murdjan chromosome 5, fMyrMur1.1, whole genome shotgun sequence genomic region, the following are encoded:
- the LOC115359147 gene encoding achaete-scute homolog 1-like — translation MSATFSHSIVEECSTYFSHAGSLRYSLSSSNASSGLTENHTNSHRQHFGSDSFTNTMPFILYPSNMDPASLSAYEGSFRGHGPSLLPYLTPFHHGHFGVYECPFEPAFIQKRNERERQRVKCVNQGYAKLRDHLPGRTGDKRLSKVETLRAAIRYIKYLQNLVEGNSQASHTLRATTHRLEDVGHSGGESPNSSSPGPDCGEESVGFGC, via the coding sequence ATGAGTGCAACTTTTTCCCATTCAATTGTAGAAGAGTGCTCCACCTATTTTAGCCATGCTGGCAGTCTGAGGTACAGCCTGTCATCCTCTAATGCCTCTAGTGGTCTCACAGAGAATCACACCAACTCTCACCGCCAGCACTTCGGATCGGATTCTTTTACCAACACAATGCCTTTTATCCTCTACCCTTCCAACATGGACCCCGCTAGCCTCAGTGCCTATGAAGGCTCCTTCAGGGGCCACGGCCCCAGCCTCCTTCCCTATCTGACCCCTTTCCACCATGGACACTTTGGTGTCTACGAATGTCCCTTTGAGCCAGCATTCATCCAGAAGCGCAACGAGCGGGAGCGTCAGAGAGTAAAGTGTGTGAACCAGGGCTATGCCAAACTGAGGGACCACCTTCCAGGACGAACTGGCGACAAGCGGCTGAGCAAAGTGGAAACACTAAGAGCTGCCATTCGTTACATTAAATATTTGCAGAATTTGGTTGAAGGAAACAGCCAGGCAAGCCACACTCTCAGAGCTACCACCCATAGGTTGGAAGATGTTGGGCACAGTGGTGGTGAGTCACCCAATTCCTCCTCTCCAGGTCCAGACTGTGGCGAAGAGTCTGTGGGCTTCGGCTGTTAG